One part of the Lotus japonicus ecotype B-129 chromosome 2, LjGifu_v1.2 genome encodes these proteins:
- the LOC130736685 gene encoding putative pentatricopeptide repeat-containing protein At1g12700, mitochondrial — protein sequence MFFVRLRSFPFLPNPSFLRNFHSHSQPHSFHNPGDAVSHFNRMLQMRSTPPIFEFGKVLTSLVKMKHYSTAISLSRQMESSGIAPNIVTLNILINCYCYLGQTTSAFSVLANILKRGFQPTTITFTTLIKGLCLHGNVHRALQFHDVVLAQGFQLDQVSYGTLINGLCKIGETRAALELLMWIEGRGIKPNVVMYNTIIDSLCKDKLVVFAVAAKSVTKTLIGRTRFVLSVLVDLTGTNDDDKPWVKCFS from the exons ATGTTCTTTGTAAGATTAAGGAGCTTTCCCTTTCTTCCTAATCCCTCTTTTCTTCGTAActttcactctcactctcaacCCCATTCATTTCACAATCCTGGTGACGCCGTCTCACACTTCAATCGCATGCTTCAAATGCGTTCTACCCCACCCATCTTCGAATTCGGCAAGGTTTTAACTTCCCTTGTCAAGATGAAGCATTACTCCACCGCTATATCCCTTTCTCGCCAAATGGAATCTAGTGGAATTGCGCCAAACATTGTTACTCTCAACATCCTCATCAATTGCTACTGCTACCTAGGTCAAACCACTTCCGCATTTTCTGTATTGGCCAACATTCTCAAGAGGGGTTTTCAGCCAACTACCATCACCTTCACTACTCTTATCAAAGGTCTCTGTCTTCACGGAAATGTTCACAGAGCTCTGCAATTTCATGATGTCGTGCTGGCCCAGGGGTTTCAGTTGGATCAAGTCAGTTACGGGACCTTGATCAATGGGCTATGTAAAATTGGGGAAACAAGAGCTGCTTTGGAGTTGCTTATGTGGATTGAAGGGCGAGGGATTAAACCTAATGTGGTAATGTACAACACCATCATTGATAGCCTTTGTAAAGATAAACTT GTTGTTTTTGCTGTTGCTGCCAAAAGCGTGACCAAAACCTTAATTGGAAGAACAAGGTTTGTGCTTTCTGTGCTTGTTGATTTGACTGGAACAAATGATGATGATAAACCGTGGGTCAAATGTTTCAGCTGA
- the LOC130738459 gene encoding uncharacterized protein LOC130738459, producing the protein MQSHPTAVGLNGKPFPQFDNLEIVFGKDRATGAHAESPADAAFPMYNEYYQQGGEGEPEVNLNEDEHNVESQIPQTPIYSTTEGAPMNQSEASASRGGRRGGKKATHNDDISESLVTSLNKLGEFYAGTVGNMQQLTSCFLPEKQTADRRSQVADMLEEIEGLTPMEVVRAAILITNDNNLCDCFFSMRTLERKTDFVRCVLNNNGA; encoded by the coding sequence ATGCAGTCACATCCCACTGCTGTTGGTTTGAATGGAAAACCATTTCCTCAATTTGACAATTTGGAGATTGTGTTTGGGAAAGACAGAGCAACTGGGGCTCATGCAGAAAGTCCAGCTGATGCTGCATTTCCTATGTATAATGAGTATTATCAACAAGGAGGAGAGGGTGAGCCTGAAGTAAACTTGAATGAAGATGAACACAATGTTGAGTCACAAATTCCACAAACACCTATCTATAGCACAACTGAAGGAGCACCAATGAATCAATCTGAAGCTTCTGCATCTAGAGGTGGAAGACGTGGGGGGAAAAAAGCCACACACAACGATGACATTTCTGAGAGCTTAGTCACTTCTCTGAACAAATTAGGTGAGTTTTATGCTGGAACTGTTGGTAATATGCAACAACTAACATCTTGCTTTTTACCTGAGAAACAAACTGCTGATCGGAGGAGTCAAGTTGCTGATATGTTGGAAGAAATAGAAGGATTAACTCCGATGGAGGTGGTAAGGGCAGCTATCTTGATCACCAACGACAACAATCTTTGTGACTGCTTTTTCTCCATGCGTACTCTTGAAAGGAAGACGGATTTTGTGCGCTGTGTTTTAAATAACAATGGTGCATGA